A single window of Desulfobulbaceae bacterium DNA harbors:
- the mtnA gene encoding S-methyl-5-thioribose-1-phosphate isomerase: MKIDGKHYRTIWPKKDDTTIIQIIEQRHLPHQFVIEDLATVDHFAKAIEEMHVRGAGLIGATAGFAFYSALVGAPAVDLEAYIESSSAKLIATRPTAKNLAWAIDRQKNAIRSETTLEAKRNKAYEVACQIADEDADFCRRLGLHGLEIIKEISQKKNGAPVNILTHCNAGWLAFVDYGSATAPIYAAHEVGINVHVWVDETRPWLQGSRLTAWELGQQGVAHTLIPDNTGGHLMQHGMVDLVIVGTDRTTRSGDVANKIGTYLKALAAHDNGVPFYVALPSSTFDWQIRNGIKEIPIEQRSDDEIKYITGQTAAGTMETVLISPKETKGANYGFDVTPARLISGLITERGITPANEADIIALYPEHQ, encoded by the coding sequence ATGAAAATTGACGGCAAACACTATCGCACAATCTGGCCCAAAAAAGACGATACCACTATTATACAGATCATTGAGCAGCGACACCTGCCCCATCAGTTCGTCATTGAAGATCTGGCAACGGTGGATCATTTTGCCAAAGCAATTGAAGAGATGCACGTTCGCGGGGCTGGTCTCATTGGCGCCACAGCAGGCTTTGCCTTTTACAGCGCCTTAGTTGGCGCCCCCGCAGTAGACTTAGAGGCCTATATCGAATCATCTTCAGCTAAACTTATCGCCACCCGGCCAACTGCAAAAAATCTGGCCTGGGCAATTGACCGGCAGAAGAACGCCATCCGAAGCGAAACAACACTTGAAGCCAAACGCAACAAAGCCTACGAGGTCGCCTGCCAGATTGCTGATGAGGATGCCGATTTTTGCCGAAGACTCGGACTGCACGGCCTCGAAATCATCAAAGAAATCAGCCAAAAAAAGAACGGTGCGCCTGTAAATATCCTGACCCACTGCAATGCCGGCTGGCTGGCCTTTGTTGATTATGGCTCTGCCACAGCACCCATCTATGCCGCCCATGAGGTCGGCATCAATGTACATGTCTGGGTTGATGAAACCAGGCCCTGGCTGCAAGGCTCTCGCTTGACGGCCTGGGAACTTGGCCAGCAGGGAGTAGCTCACACCCTGATCCCGGACAATACCGGCGGTCACCTGATGCAGCATGGTATGGTAGACCTGGTTATTGTCGGCACCGACCGAACAACCAGAAGCGGCGATGTTGCCAATAAGATCGGCACCTATCTCAAGGCTCTGGCCGCTCACGATAATGGTGTGCCTTTTTACGTGGCGCTGCCATCATCAACATTCGACTGGCAGATTCGAAACGGCATTAAAGAGATCCCCATTGAACAGCGCTCCGATGATGAAATTAAATACATAACCGGTCAAACAGCAGCAGGCACTATGGAGACCGTACTTATTTCGCCAAAAGAGACCAAAGGCGCCAACTACGGCTTTGACGTAACTCCGGCCCGACTGATTTCCGGGCTCATTACCGAACGGGGCATAACCCCTGCCAACGAAGCAGACATTATCGCCTTATATCCGGAACATCAATGA